One Synechocystis sp. LKSZ1 genomic window, GCCCTGTTTCTAAAATTGTCCTCGTCAGCCTGGTCATTTTTGCTGTGCTTTGGCTGGTACGGAAACAACTACAACGTTCTAGCTAGAAGCCAGGCATGTCTGCGCCAATCCTCACTATGAATTGGGAAAGTCTGAAACAGGCTTTCCATGACTGTCGGGCCCAAACCTTGACTTTATTGGCGGCCATTGAACCTCACTGGTGGTCTTGCCAACTCCATCCCGACTTTAGCCCCATCGGTTGGCACTTTGGCCATATTGCCTTTACGGAAGGATATTGGTTGCTAGAACATTGTCAGGGTCAGGTTCCCCCCCTGGCCCAGTACCGAGACCTCTTTCGTGCCGATGGCCTGCCCAAGGCGGAACGCCAACAATTACCCTCTCCAGAGGGTATCTTCGACTATTTGCAACAGGTTCGAGAACAAGCCCTTAACTACCTAGTCCAAGCTCCCCTCGAAAGTCAGGCCCGGCTCTGGTGGTGGTTAATCCAGCATGAAAGTCAGCACACCGAAACCATTGTTTTTCTGCGTCATCTGGCCCAATACGCTGTCAAAAATCCTACGGCCTCGACAAATCTAGACTGGCCAGCCCCACCCCTGACCCCTTTGGTGGAAATTTCGGCGGGTAGCTTTGAAATGGGCAGTAATGCCCTGGTAGCCCAGGACAACGAACGGCCAGCTCACGCTGTTTTTCTAGAGACTTACGGGCTAGAACAACATCCCGTTACCCAAGGCCAGTATCAGCAATTTATTCAAGCCGGAGGCTACCAAACTCCTGACTATTGGAGCCCCGAGGGCTGGCAATGGCGACAGGGCCAGGAAATCCATTGTCCTTTGTACTGGCAACCCCAGTCGGCCGCCTGGCACCATCCTGTTTATGGGGTCAGCTACTACGAAGCCCAGGCCTACGCCAACTTTGTGGGGCGGCGACTACCGACGGAGGCTGAATGGGAAAAAGCAGCCCGTTGGCCCACCGCTTTGGAAATTTCAGCCAAGGAACAATCGTCTATCCCCAGTTCAAACCTGGGTAACTTTAACCAATGGCAACGCCAGACAACGCCGGTGGGTCATTTTCCCCAGGGCCGGAGTCTGGCGGGTTGTGATGACCTCGTGGGGAATGTTTGGGAATGGACGAGTTCTTTGTTTACCCCCTATCCTGGCTTTGAGTCCTATCCCTACCCCGGCTACTCCCAGGCCTACTTTGACCAGCAACACTACGTTCTGCGGGGGGGCAGTTGGGCCACCCGGCCCTGGGCCCTGCGGGCCAGCTTTCGCAATTGGTATCATCCTTGGGTACGGCAAATTTTGGCGGGTTTCCGCTGTGCTGTTTAGTCAAAAAATCTGCGATGAACGTCATGCTGAAGACTGCTTTTTCCTTCGCCTTTGGTTGCGGCATGAGTATAATGCTTCCCTGTTGGGCCCAGACCGAGGGCCGTCTTTTTTTGGCCTATCCGCCGGATCAGCATCAAACCCAGGCTAGTCAAATCTTTTTTATCGGCTCGGCGCCTCCTAACGCAGAGGTCACTATCAATGGCCAGAGGATTGATCGCAGTCCTGCCGGCTATTTTGCGCCCTCCTTTCCCCTACAACTGGGAGAAAATCGTTTTTTGCTCCGCTACCAAGGCCAGGAAATTCGACGCACCATCACCCGCCGCAGTGACCAGCCGCTCCTAACGCCTGGTTCCATTTTTATTCCGGCATCCTTAACCCCAGCCCAGGATATGGCGCGATTACCCGGAGAAGCGATTTGCTTTTCAGTGCTTGCGGTACCCCAGGCCAAAGTGACGGTGAAGCTCGGACAACAATTGATTCCCCTCTCCAGCCAAGGGCCAGCCGTACAATTACCAACCAATGCGGCCCTGCTTAACGGTGATAATCAGCCCCAAGTTAATTCCCTGGATAAATATCAAGGCTGTACAACTTTTTTACAGTCGGGTTCTTTAGGCCAACCCCAGTTTCAAGTGCAGGCCCTGGGCCGAACCCAGGCAGGATCAGCCGTTGGCCGTATTACGCTCCTGGATCAAGGCCCTAGCGCTCTGTCGCACACCGAAGTCATGGCCGTGACCAGCGAGGCGGGAGTCACCCGCACCGGGCCAGGGAGTGACTATTCTCGCCTAACGCCCTTGCCCAAGGGCACTCAGGCCAGCGTTACCGGTGCAGAAGGAGATTGGCTTCGCTTAGACTATGGGGCCTGGATTCATCGCTCAGAAACCCGCTCCCTAGGGAATAAAGTTCTCCCTCGTTCTGTGATCCGTAGCGTGGCTTATCGCCGCCTAGCCGATGCCACAGAATTACGCTTTCCCCTAGAAGTTCCCGTCCCCATTACCCTTGAGCTGGGCCTCGACCAACTTCAATTAACGTTGCATAACACCACGGCCCAAACCGATACGATCCGCCTGGATGCTGAAGATCCGGTGCTGAAATTGCTGACGTGGCAACAGGTCAATCCTCAACAAATCACCTATACTCTGAAATTTAAAAGCCAACAGCAGTGGGGTTACGATCTCCGCTACGAAGGTACGACCCTCGTTTTATCTCTACGACATCCCCCGGTTTTGAGTCCGACCCAGGGAAATCTCCGGGGTATCAAAATTCTTCTTGATCCGGGCCATGGCGGCTCGGAATTGGGGTCAGTCGGCCCCAATGGCTATCCCGAAAAGGCAATTAATTTATTAATCAGTCAAAATCTGGCCAAAACTTTACGGCAACGGGGCGCAACCGTTTACTTGACCCGCGAGAATGACCAGGCCGTTTCCCTGGCTGAGCGAGTGCGTCAAATCAATACCCTAAAACCTAACATTGCCCTTTCCATCCATTACAATGCCCTCCCCGATGGCGGCGATGCCCTCAATACCCAAGGGATTAGTGCCTTTTGGTACCAACCCCAAGCCCAACCCCTGGCCGCTTTTCTTCAACAGGAGCTGGTCAAGCGCTTAAATCGCTCTTCCTACGGCTTGTACTGGAATAATCTAGCCCTGACCCGGCCCTACAGTACGCCGAGTGTGTTGCTGGAACTGGGTTTTATGATTAATCCCCAGGAATTTGAATGGATTACTGATCCCCAGGCCCAGGGCCAACTCGTCCAGGCCCTGGCTGATAGTCTGAGCGCCTGGTTTTTTCAGCAAGCGGCTAGTCAGCGGCCCCTAGAGACCCGTTAGCCAAAATTCCTTGCCGAATTCCCTGGCCCTCGTTAGACTACTTCAAAATATCCTCACTTTCGTTGGATAATGAAAAGAACTTGACTCTGTTGGCCGGACGTTATTTAACGCCCCAACGACGACAGCAGTTCTACCGATAACCTAAACCATTCATTAAAAAAGCGTCTCTAAAGACACTAAATTGTCCGTTATTAGAAGGAGCGTCAATGGGACTACCTTGGTATCGAGTTCATACCGTCGTTCTGAATGATCCAGGACGACTGATTTCTGTTCACCTGATGCACACCGCACTGGTTGCCGGCTGGGCAGGTTCTATGGCTCTCTATGAGCTAGCTATTTTTGACCCCAGTGACCCCGTGTTAAATCCCATGTGGCGTCAAGGGATGTTTGTTCTTCCTTTCATGGCTCGCCTCGGGGTGACCTCTTCCTGGGGGGGCTGGAGTGTGACGGGAGAAACCGGTGTTGATCCTGGCTTCTGGTCCTTTGAAGGCGTTGCCGCAGCCCACATTATTCTCTCGGGCTTACTTTTCCTAGCCGCCGTTTGGCACTGGGTATTCTGGGATTTGGAATTATTCGTTGATCCCCGTACGGGTGAAGCCGCCTTGGATCTGCCCAAAATGTTTGGGATTCACCTGTTCTTGTCTGGTCTTCTCTGCTTTGGCTTTGGGGCCTTCCACCTCACCGGTGTCTGGGGGCCAGGCATGTGGGTTTCCGATCCCTACGGCTTAACGGGCCATGTCCAACCCGTAGCACCAGAATGGGGCCCTGCCGGTTTTAACCCCTTTAATCCAGGTGGGGTTGTTGCCCACCACATTGCCGCTGGGATTGTCGGGATTATTGCCGGTCTGTTCCACCTCACGGTTCGTCCGCCGGAGCGCCTCTACAAGGCCCTGCGGATGGGAAATATCGAAACGGTTCTGTCTAGCAGTATTGCCGCCGTCTTCTTTGCCGCCTTTGTTGTAGCGGGAACCATGTGGTACGGTAACGCCACCACTCCCATCGAACTCTTTGGCCCTACCCGTTACCAGTGGGATAAAGGCTACTTCCAGGAAGAAATTCAGCGTCGGGTTGAAGCACAGGTAGCCGATGGCTCGTCCCTCTCCGAAGCCTGGTCTAATATTCCTGAAAAACTCGCTTTCTATGACTACGTCGGTAACAGCCCTGCGAAAGGCGGTCTCTTCCGTACCGGGGCCATGGATAGTGGCGATGGTATTGCCAAAACCTGGCTGGGTCACCCCGTCTTCAAGGATAAAGAGGGCCGTGTCCTGACCGTGCGTCGGATGCCTAACTTCTTTGAAACCTTCCCCGTGGTCATGACTGATGAGGAAGGCATTGTCCGGGCGGATATCCCCTTCCGTCGGGCAGAATCTAAGTTTAGTGTGGAGCAGACGGGCGTTACCGTTAGCTTCTACGGCGGTGAATTGGACGGAAAAGTCTTTACCGATGCGGCTTCAGTCAAACAGTTTGCCCGGAAAGCGCAGTTGGGTGAACCCTTTACCTTCGATACTGAAACCCTCAACTCTGATGGGGTATTCCGCACCAGTCCCCGTGGTTGGTTCACCTTTGGCCACGCCGTATTTGCCCTCCTCTTCTTCTTTGGCCATATTTGGCACGGTTCCCGGACACTCTTCCGCGATGTATTTGCTGGGGTTGATCCTGAACTGTCTGAAGAGCAAGTGGAATGGGGTCTTTACGCCAAGGTGGGTGACTTGACCACCCGTAAAGAAGCCTAAATTTAGGCCCTTGAGCGTTACTTAGCCCTAAGTCGCTTGTTGTTTTAATCTTTTTAAGATAGTAGTTACGGCTACTATCTTTCTTTTTTAGGAACGGTTAATTAAGGGGCCGTTTCTTTTTCCTGGTAGCCCATGCCATTGGCCGCCGCATAGCGATCCATAAACCGCATAAACCGATCCCAATGATCGGCTTCAACCAGTTCAAAGGTGCATTGGGCCCCCCGAATGTCATCGCCATCGTCACCACCAAAAATAAACTTGACCGAAGATGGTTCTACGGTGATGATGCCCTCTTCATCAGTGAGGCGCAGGTGACCGTTAAATTTTTGGGTAAAGCTCTGGAATTTCTCGATGGCCTGGAGGGTTTTAAAGGTCATGACCACCGTGCGTTGGCCGGTCTTTTGATTGCGGCGCAAACTGACATTGCTCAGATCTTCAGCCAGGCCTTCAAAAAATTCAATAGTGGGAGTTAGAGTCGCCATAATTGATACCTCAAGGGGGATACTTTCATCATAGCGAGGCTGGAGAAATAAAGAACAAGTGTTTGGATAATGTTACAGATCACGGTGCTGAAATGGCTTGGCCTGGGCACCGCTGTAGGTTGCGACAATGTGACCCTGGCCTCGGAGTTGGTATTTATAAGTAACCAGGCCCTCTAGGCCAACGGGGCCGCGGGGGGGCATTTTTTGAGTGCTGATGCCCACTTCTGCGCCGAAGCCGTAGCGAAACCCATCGGCAAAACGAGTACTGCAATTGTGATAAACGCCTGCCGCGTCTACCTGATCCAGAAAGGCCTGGGCCACTACGAGATCCTCGGTAATAATGCCATCAGTGTGCTTAGATCCGTAGGTATTAATGTGTTTGATGGCGGCCTCTAGGGAGTCCACCACTTTAATGGCCAAGATCAAGTCACTGTACTCCGTGCGCCAATCCGCTTCCGTGGCGGGGTCACAGGCAATCAGGGCCTGGGTTGCGGCATCCCCCCGAAGAACCACACCCTTGGCCTGGAGAGCGTCAGCGAGGGTCGGTAGGATCTGGGGCGCAATAGCCTGGTGAACCAGGAGGGTTTCAATGGCGTTACAGGCCGCTGGATATTGGGTTTTCGCATCCACCGTGACAGCAATGGCCTGGGGAACATCTGCGGCTTGGTCCAGGTAGAGATGACAAATACCATCGGCATGGCCCAGGACGGGAATCTGCGTATTTTGCTGAATGTAGCGGACAAATTCGTTGGAACCCCGGGGAATAATCAAATCCAAGTATTGGTCTAATTCCAGAAGGGCCCGAATCTCCTCGCGGGTTGTGAGCAGTTGCACCACTTCCGGCGAGACTGCGGT contains:
- a CDS encoding SUMF1/EgtB/PvdO family nonheme iron enzyme produces the protein MSAPILTMNWESLKQAFHDCRAQTLTLLAAIEPHWWSCQLHPDFSPIGWHFGHIAFTEGYWLLEHCQGQVPPLAQYRDLFRADGLPKAERQQLPSPEGIFDYLQQVREQALNYLVQAPLESQARLWWWLIQHESQHTETIVFLRHLAQYAVKNPTASTNLDWPAPPLTPLVEISAGSFEMGSNALVAQDNERPAHAVFLETYGLEQHPVTQGQYQQFIQAGGYQTPDYWSPEGWQWRQGQEIHCPLYWQPQSAAWHHPVYGVSYYEAQAYANFVGRRLPTEAEWEKAARWPTALEISAKEQSSIPSSNLGNFNQWQRQTTPVGHFPQGRSLAGCDDLVGNVWEWTSSLFTPYPGFESYPYPGYSQAYFDQQHYVLRGGSWATRPWALRASFRNWYHPWVRQILAGFRCAV
- a CDS encoding N-acetylmuramoyl-L-alanine amidase → MLKTAFSFAFGCGMSIMLPCWAQTEGRLFLAYPPDQHQTQASQIFFIGSAPPNAEVTINGQRIDRSPAGYFAPSFPLQLGENRFLLRYQGQEIRRTITRRSDQPLLTPGSIFIPASLTPAQDMARLPGEAICFSVLAVPQAKVTVKLGQQLIPLSSQGPAVQLPTNAALLNGDNQPQVNSLDKYQGCTTFLQSGSLGQPQFQVQALGRTQAGSAVGRITLLDQGPSALSHTEVMAVTSEAGVTRTGPGSDYSRLTPLPKGTQASVTGAEGDWLRLDYGAWIHRSETRSLGNKVLPRSVIRSVAYRRLADATELRFPLEVPVPITLELGLDQLQLTLHNTTAQTDTIRLDAEDPVLKLLTWQQVNPQQITYTLKFKSQQQWGYDLRYEGTTLVLSLRHPPVLSPTQGNLRGIKILLDPGHGGSELGSVGPNGYPEKAINLLISQNLAKTLRQRGATVYLTRENDQAVSLAERVRQINTLKPNIALSIHYNALPDGGDALNTQGISAFWYQPQAQPLAAFLQQELVKRLNRSSYGLYWNNLALTRPYSTPSVLLELGFMINPQEFEWITDPQAQGQLVQALADSLSAWFFQQAASQRPLETR
- the psbB gene encoding photosystem II chlorophyll-binding protein CP47, whose product is MGLPWYRVHTVVLNDPGRLISVHLMHTALVAGWAGSMALYELAIFDPSDPVLNPMWRQGMFVLPFMARLGVTSSWGGWSVTGETGVDPGFWSFEGVAAAHIILSGLLFLAAVWHWVFWDLELFVDPRTGEAALDLPKMFGIHLFLSGLLCFGFGAFHLTGVWGPGMWVSDPYGLTGHVQPVAPEWGPAGFNPFNPGGVVAHHIAAGIVGIIAGLFHLTVRPPERLYKALRMGNIETVLSSSIAAVFFAAFVVAGTMWYGNATTPIELFGPTRYQWDKGYFQEEIQRRVEAQVADGSSLSEAWSNIPEKLAFYDYVGNSPAKGGLFRTGAMDSGDGIAKTWLGHPVFKDKEGRVLTVRRMPNFFETFPVVMTDEEGIVRADIPFRRAESKFSVEQTGVTVSFYGGELDGKVFTDAASVKQFARKAQLGEPFTFDTETLNSDGVFRTSPRGWFTFGHAVFALLFFFGHIWHGSRTLFRDVFAGVDPELSEEQVEWGLYAKVGDLTTRKEA
- the psb28 gene encoding photosystem II reaction center protein Psb28, with translation MATLTPTIEFFEGLAEDLSNVSLRRNQKTGQRTVVMTFKTLQAIEKFQSFTQKFNGHLRLTDEEGIITVEPSSVKFIFGGDDGDDIRGAQCTFELVEADHWDRFMRFMDRYAAANGMGYQEKETAP
- the proA gene encoding glutamate-5-semialdehyde dehydrogenase; this encodes MSSNTLLTLAQSCRQGALSLGILPLAERNQALATVAEALAQATPEILAANEADCHQALEMGIAKPLYDRLKLSGSKLQATITGVKEVQDLADPLGEVSLHRQLDEGLILKRVACPLGVVGVIFEARPEALIQITSLALKSGNGVILKGGKEATHSCQVLTQVIKQALASTAVSPEVVQLLTTREEIRALLELDQYLDLIIPRGSNEFVRYIQQNTQIPVLGHADGICHLYLDQAADVPQAIAVTVDAKTQYPAACNAIETLLVHQAIAPQILPTLADALQAKGVVLRGDAATQALIACDPATEADWRTEYSDLILAIKVVDSLEAAIKHINTYGSKHTDGIITEDLVVAQAFLDQVDAAGVYHNCSTRFADGFRYGFGAEVGISTQKMPPRGPVGLEGLVTYKYQLRGQGHIVATYSGAQAKPFQHRDL